From a single Bremerella alba genomic region:
- the deoC gene encoding deoxyribose-phosphate aldolase, giving the protein MQPSYEELAKMIDHSLLHPTMTDEQLEAGCQAAIQYQVASVCIKPYYVRRAAQLLQGSGVMVGTVIGFPHGSNLTEVKRYETQQACLDGATEIDMVINIGKALSGDWDYVQQDIQAVCSEAHKHGAQVKVIIENDFLSSGGGGLDGDALKQKLCQICEAVGADWVKTSTGFGFVKQAEGGYNYQGATEHDLKLMREAVSEKVQVKAAGGVRDLPGLLRARELGASRCGASATAQILDAYGKDDSGASGKLGGGGY; this is encoded by the coding sequence ATGCAACCTAGCTACGAAGAACTGGCCAAGATGATCGACCATTCACTGCTGCACCCGACCATGACGGACGAGCAGCTTGAAGCCGGTTGTCAGGCCGCGATTCAATATCAAGTCGCGTCGGTCTGCATCAAGCCTTACTATGTCCGCCGCGCAGCCCAACTGCTTCAAGGTAGCGGCGTGATGGTAGGAACGGTCATCGGGTTCCCCCATGGCAGCAACCTCACCGAGGTCAAACGATACGAAACACAGCAGGCCTGCCTGGACGGTGCTACAGAAATCGACATGGTGATCAACATCGGCAAGGCCTTAAGTGGCGACTGGGATTACGTGCAGCAGGACATCCAAGCCGTTTGCAGCGAAGCCCATAAGCACGGTGCCCAGGTCAAGGTCATCATCGAAAACGATTTTCTATCGAGCGGCGGAGGCGGACTCGATGGGGATGCCCTCAAACAGAAGCTTTGTCAAATCTGCGAAGCCGTCGGAGCTGATTGGGTGAAGACTTCCACTGGCTTTGGCTTCGTCAAACAGGCCGAGGGTGGATACAACTACCAAGGTGCAACCGAGCACGACCTAAAACTTATGCGTGAAGCCGTATCCGAAAAGGTTCAAGTCAAAGCAGCTGGTGGCGTGCGTGACCTGCCAGGTCTCTTGCGAGCACGAGAACTCGGGGCATCACGTTGCGGTGCCAGTGCCACGGCGCAGATCCTCGATGCATACGGAAAAGACGACTCCGGTGCTAGTGGGAAGCTCGGAGGGGGTGGATACTAA
- a CDS encoding DUF1801 domain-containing protein: MAENKTTPTKVSAAKYIDALEDPQQKKDCKQLAKMMRAATGERPVMWGPSIVGFGTYHYKYASGREGDIMIVGFAPRKNQISLYLTCDIQQMAPILAKLGKHKTGKGCLYIKRLADVDQEVLKQMIELGIEEVEQKHSVK; this comes from the coding sequence ATGGCGGAAAACAAAACGACACCGACCAAGGTCAGCGCTGCGAAGTACATCGACGCGTTGGAAGATCCACAGCAGAAGAAAGACTGCAAGCAGTTAGCGAAGATGATGCGAGCCGCCACTGGCGAACGCCCCGTGATGTGGGGACCCAGCATCGTGGGTTTCGGCACGTATCACTATAAGTATGCTTCGGGACGCGAAGGGGACATCATGATCGTCGGATTCGCTCCGCGCAAGAATCAGATCAGCTTGTACCTGACGTGCGACATCCAGCAAATGGCCCCGATTCTAGCGAAGCTCGGGAAGCACAAGACAGGCAAGGGGTGTCTCTACATCAAGCGGTTAGCGGATGTCGACCAGGAAGTGCTTAAGCAGATGATCGAACTGGGAATCGAGGAAGTCGAGCAAAAGCACTCCGTCAAGTAA